CGTGGTAGGCGATAATCCGCAGCGGTTGTCTGAAACGATAAAACTGGCTCAGCAGCGTGCAGACATCCTTATTTTCAGCGGAGGTCTCGGCCCTACCAAAGACGACTTGACAAAGCAAACCATCGCAAAGGAATTGGGCCTTGAGCTGGTGCTGGATAATAAAGCGATGCAAACTATTTCTGAGTACTTCGATCAAGTCGGGAAAGTAATGACTGAAAATAATAAGCAGCAGGCACTTGTAATGGAAGGGGCTGCCGTACTGCCGAATCGAAACGGCATGGCGCCTGGCATGGCAATTGAAAAAGATGGAAAACAATATATTCTATTACCGGGTCCGCCCCATGAATTGGAACCGATGTTTGAAGATGAAGCAATTCCTTATCTGCGCGGAGTATACGGCAGACAGGACATCATCTCTTCAAAAGTACTGAAGCTGCAGGGCATCGGAGAATCGGAATTAGAAGTCCGTATTCAGTCTCTCTTAGAAAAACAGACAAATCCTACAATTGCACCGCTTGCATCGCCGGGAATGGTGAAATTGCGAATTACCGCAAAAGCCAGAACAGAAGAGGAAGCGCAAAAATTGATCTTGCCTGTGGAGCAGGAAATCCGTTCGATTGTGGGAGAGTTCATCTATGGTGTAGATGATGATACCCTGGCATCTAAAACAACTGAACTCCTGCTGCAGAATGATTGGTCAATTTCTGCTGCTGAAAGTCTTACTTCCGGCATGTTCATGGCAGAACTCGGATCTGAACCCGGTATCGGCAATGCATTAAAAGGCGGCGTCGTTGTCTATAATAAGGAAATGAAAATTGAACAGCTGGACATTTTGCCGTCACTGTTTGATTTTCACGGCATTGTCAGTGCAGAGTGTGCTGCTGCTATGGCGGAAAGCGTCAGAGAACGTTTCGGCACAACATTTGGCGTCGGACTGACGGGTGCGGCAGGTCCAGAACCGCATGACGGGCAGCCGCCTGGAACGGTTTGGATCGGAATCGCTGCAGAAGGCATGAAAACCGCTGCCTATAAACTTCAGCTGTCGGGAACCCGCAACACCAATCGCAGGAGATCCGTGCAGTTTGCTCTGCATTACCTTATTCAGATGATGAAAGAGAAAAAAGAACTGAAGTATTGAATTTTGCTGCCGATTCAGCCGTCAAAAATCAATTTCACCCAGTAAATGAGGTTTGTTTTTCAATTTCTGTTTCTAATTAATCGAATACCCGTTCGTTTATTTCTTGTGTATTGCGCGGATAAAAGGTATAATAAGAGTAGAAATAGAGTTTGAGGAGGAATTGTGATTGAATAATCGTAAAGCGGCTTTAGATATGGCGTTAAAACAAATAGAAAAACAATTTGGTAAAGGTTCTGTCATGAAACTTGGAGAAAAGACCGATCTTCAAATTGCTACATCATCTTCAGGATCACTGGCACTGGATGCGGCACTTGGAATAGGCGGATATCCGCGCGGACGTGTGATTGAAGTATACGGACCGGAGAGTTCGGGTAAAACGACGGTTTCATTGCACGCAATTGCAGAAGTTCAGGCAAGCGGCGGAACTGCAGCGTTCATTGACGCGGAGCACGCGCTGGATCCTGTCTATGCGCAAAAACTGGGTGTCAATATTGATGAATTGCTGCTGTCACAGCCGGATACAGGCGAGCAGGCACTGGAAATCGCAGAAGCACTCGTACGTTCAGGTGCTGTCGACATCATTGTCGTTGACTCCGTGGCAGCGCTTGTGCCAAAAGCGGAAATTGAAGGCGAAATGGGAGATGCACACGTTGGTTTGCAGGCGCGTTTAATGTCACAGGC
The Sporosarcina sp. P33 genome window above contains:
- a CDS encoding competence/damage-inducible protein A, whose protein sequence is MKAEIIAVGSELLLGQITNTNAKFISGRLAEAGFDVYYHTVVGDNPQRLSETIKLAQQRADILIFSGGLGPTKDDLTKQTIAKELGLELVLDNKAMQTISEYFDQVGKVMTENNKQQALVMEGAAVLPNRNGMAPGMAIEKDGKQYILLPGPPHELEPMFEDEAIPYLRGVYGRQDIISSKVLKLQGIGESELEVRIQSLLEKQTNPTIAPLASPGMVKLRITAKARTEEEAQKLILPVEQEIRSIVGEFIYGVDDDTLASKTTELLLQNDWSISAAESLTSGMFMAELGSEPGIGNALKGGVVVYNKEMKIEQLDILPSLFDFHGIVSAECAAAMAESVRERFGTTFGVGLTGAAGPEPHDGQPPGTVWIGIAAEGMKTAAYKLQLSGTRNTNRRRSVQFALHYLIQMMKEKKELKY